Proteins from a genomic interval of Vreelandella profundi:
- a CDS encoding pyridoxal phosphate-dependent aminotransferase codes for MPRYPEHLTSEGPVNPFPGIKVLERRIGKEIPHRLGSNEGLDMPHRALRAHFGDALAEHVYCYGDAEALGVRQRLSTQHGMALETLLVDAGADSLIALALRTTCEPGATVICTAGTYPTFGYFALGQGCRLVEPSYVEATGVLAPDLEALAAAAHNEDARLVYLANPDNPSGHLHSDSAIVKLREALPDTCWLLLDEAYGDFRDDANSEFAAQALPGVIRLRTLSKAHGLAGLRIGYAIADPDVLAMMMKVRIHYAVSSLTLAAAEVVLDHPDEVHQHVADVKARREQLAAHFRALGADVLPSATNFVGIRLPSAELAAEVHQQLLAEGVLVARLAHPALANIIRITAVQAALETGKLSALEAAITA; via the coding sequence ATGCCCCGCTACCCCGAGCACTTAACCAGTGAAGGCCCTGTTAATCCGTTTCCTGGCATCAAGGTGTTAGAGCGCCGCATTGGAAAGGAGATCCCGCATCGGTTGGGCTCTAACGAAGGCCTGGACATGCCCCACCGTGCGCTGCGCGCGCACTTTGGCGATGCCCTAGCCGAACACGTTTACTGCTACGGCGATGCCGAAGCGCTCGGCGTGCGCCAGCGCCTGAGTACCCAGCATGGCATGGCGCTTGAAACACTGCTGGTCGATGCCGGTGCCGACAGCCTTATTGCGCTGGCCCTGCGCACGACCTGTGAACCCGGTGCGACCGTCATTTGCACCGCCGGCACCTACCCCACCTTTGGCTATTTTGCGCTTGGCCAGGGATGCCGCTTGGTTGAGCCCAGCTACGTTGAGGCAACTGGCGTGCTGGCACCCGATTTGGAAGCGCTGGCTGCCGCGGCGCATAACGAAGATGCACGACTGGTGTACCTAGCCAATCCCGACAACCCCAGCGGTCACTTACACAGCGACAGCGCGATTGTTAAGCTGCGCGAAGCGCTGCCCGACACCTGCTGGCTGTTGTTGGATGAAGCCTATGGGGATTTTCGCGACGATGCTAACAGCGAGTTCGCGGCTCAGGCGCTGCCCGGCGTGATACGCCTGCGTACGTTGTCAAAAGCTCATGGCCTGGCGGGCTTACGCATTGGCTATGCCATCGCGGACCCTGACGTGCTGGCGATGATGATGAAAGTGCGCATTCACTATGCGGTGTCGTCGTTAACGCTAGCGGCCGCGGAAGTGGTGCTCGATCATCCTGACGAGGTTCACCAGCACGTGGCCGATGTAAAAGCGCGCCGTGAGCAGCTGGCAGCACACTTTCGCGCCCTAGGGGCGGACGTTCTACCCAGCGCCACCAACTTTGTTGGCATTCGCTTACCCAGCGCGGAGCTTGCCGCCGAGGTGCATCAGCAGCTGCTCGCCGAAGGCGTGTTAGTTGCGCGCTTAGCACACCCGGCGCTTGCCAATATCATTCGTATTACCGCCGTACAAGCAGCGCTGGAGACAGGAAAGCTCTCGGCATTAGAGGCTGCGATTACCGCTTAA
- a CDS encoding FAD-binding oxidoreductase translates to MQITLEALRAIVGPAHVLTGDDVHGRRVDWMTGAPCQAGAIVRPADTEQVAAVMRACYEVQQPVVTHGGLTGLVHGAEASPDELVISLERLTAIEEIDQIGGTLTVQAGAPLQRVQEAAREVGLQFPLDLGARGSCTIGGNIATNAGGVRVIRYGMMRQQVLGLEAVMADGRVVSSMNRMLKNNAGFDLKQLFIGSEGTLGIVTRAVLRLQPPTPSEQTAMVACPSFEALTGLLSHMGKALGGSLGAFEVMWQNYYRLLTETMGRHTPPIATEHPFYVIIESLGSDAERNASQFSEALESALESELIVDAVIAQSHAQRDGLWAIREDIEGLVKGMSPVFTFDVSLPIADMQRYTVALETQLTQRWPEARLVVFGHLGDGNLHISVSTGNDAIEIRREVEAMVYEPLTALGGSVSAEHGIGLEKRPWLSTCRASAEIELMQTLKQALDPLNLLNRGKVL, encoded by the coding sequence ATGCAGATAACCCTGGAGGCGCTGCGCGCCATTGTTGGCCCGGCCCACGTATTAACGGGTGACGATGTGCATGGCCGCCGCGTGGACTGGATGACCGGTGCGCCCTGCCAGGCTGGAGCGATTGTTCGCCCCGCGGACACCGAGCAGGTAGCGGCGGTCATGCGCGCTTGTTATGAGGTGCAGCAGCCGGTAGTCACTCACGGCGGATTAACCGGATTAGTACACGGCGCGGAGGCAAGCCCTGACGAGCTGGTCATTTCCCTGGAGCGTCTGACGGCCATTGAAGAGATCGACCAGATCGGCGGCACGCTCACCGTTCAAGCCGGAGCACCGCTGCAGCGGGTTCAAGAAGCAGCGCGAGAAGTCGGCCTGCAGTTTCCGCTGGATTTAGGCGCCCGAGGCAGCTGTACGATCGGCGGCAATATCGCCACCAACGCAGGCGGCGTGCGGGTGATTCGCTACGGCATGATGCGCCAGCAGGTGCTCGGCCTGGAAGCGGTGATGGCCGATGGCCGCGTGGTCAGCTCGATGAATCGCATGCTCAAAAATAATGCCGGTTTTGATTTAAAGCAGCTGTTTATTGGCAGCGAAGGCACCCTGGGCATTGTGACGCGCGCCGTGCTGCGCCTGCAGCCCCCGACACCCAGCGAGCAGACGGCGATGGTCGCCTGCCCTTCATTTGAAGCGTTAACCGGCCTGCTCAGCCATATGGGCAAAGCGCTAGGCGGAAGCCTGGGCGCCTTTGAAGTCATGTGGCAAAACTACTACCGTTTGCTGACGGAAACCATGGGGCGCCATACGCCGCCTATTGCTACCGAACACCCTTTTTATGTGATTATTGAGTCACTGGGCAGCGATGCCGAGCGCAATGCCAGCCAGTTCAGCGAAGCGCTGGAAAGCGCGCTAGAGAGTGAATTGATTGTCGATGCGGTGATCGCGCAATCCCACGCCCAGCGCGATGGGCTGTGGGCCATTCGTGAAGATATTGAAGGACTGGTCAAAGGCATGTCACCGGTTTTCACCTTTGATGTCAGTCTGCCGATTGCCGATATGCAGCGCTACACCGTCGCGCTGGAAACGCAGCTAACCCAGCGCTGGCCAGAGGCGCGGCTAGTGGTGTTTGGCCACTTAGGCGATGGCAACCTGCATATTTCCGTGAGTACCGGCAACGATGCCATCGAGATTCGCCGTGAAGTTGAAGCCATGGTTTATGAGCCGCTGACCGCGCTTGGCGGTTCTGTGTCCGCTGAACACGGCATTGGCCTGGAAAAACGCCCGTGGCTAAGCACTTGCCGCGCCAGCGCCGAAATCGAGTTGATGCAGACTCTCAAGCAAGCGCTAGACCCGCTCAACCTATTGAATCGCGGTAAAGTGCTTTAA
- a CDS encoding branched-chain amino acid transaminase: MTPLDDRDGWIWLDGEWREWRDAKVHLFTHTLHYGMGCFEGVRAYAGSTGTHLFRVAEHTRRLAESAHALDIPLPFSEADIITAQRECLSKNSLTNAYLKPTVFLGSEGLGLRAQGLSTHLMVAAWDLGPYISPQAATHGLRALTSSWARHHVNISLCRAKTSGHYVNSMLALNTAVKAGFDETIMLDPEGYVAEASAANVFLLRDGMLHTPEVTSCLQGITRDSVIQLAQKVLGIEVRERRITRDELYTADEAFLTGTAAEILPLRELDGRRIGARAGAPPANEPILPRSVTAQLQGLYRQAVRGELDDFRHWLTQA, encoded by the coding sequence ATGACACCGCTTGATGATCGCGATGGCTGGATTTGGCTGGACGGTGAATGGCGTGAGTGGCGCGACGCTAAGGTTCATCTGTTTACCCATACCCTGCACTACGGCATGGGCTGTTTTGAAGGTGTGCGTGCTTACGCAGGCTCTACGGGCACACATCTGTTCCGCGTCGCTGAACACACGCGCCGCCTGGCAGAAAGCGCGCATGCGCTGGACATTCCCCTGCCGTTTAGCGAGGCAGACATCATCACTGCTCAGCGCGAGTGCCTGAGCAAAAATAGCCTAACCAATGCCTATCTAAAACCCACCGTATTTTTAGGCTCAGAAGGCTTGGGGCTGCGTGCTCAGGGGCTCAGCACCCATTTGATGGTGGCAGCTTGGGATTTAGGTCCGTACATTTCACCGCAGGCGGCCACCCATGGTTTGCGCGCACTGACCTCTTCCTGGGCGCGGCATCACGTCAACATCAGCCTGTGCCGGGCCAAGACCAGCGGGCACTACGTTAACTCGATGCTCGCGCTCAATACCGCCGTGAAGGCGGGCTTTGATGAAACCATCATGCTTGATCCGGAAGGCTATGTGGCCGAGGCCTCGGCGGCTAACGTCTTTTTGCTGCGCGACGGCATGCTGCATACGCCGGAAGTAACGTCGTGCCTGCAGGGCATTACCCGGGATAGTGTGATTCAGTTGGCGCAGAAGGTGCTGGGCATTGAAGTGCGTGAGCGGCGGATTACTCGCGATGAGCTATATACCGCTGATGAAGCGTTCTTAACCGGCACCGCCGCTGAGATACTGCCGCTGCGCGAGTTGGATGGGCGGCGTATTGGCGCCCGCGCTGGGGCGCCACCGGCCAATGAACCCATCCTCCCGCGCAGCGTGACGGCTCAGCTGCAGGGCTTATACCGTCAGGCGGTGCGTGGCGAACTGGATGATTTTAGACATTGGCTAACGCAGGCTTAA
- a CDS encoding ABC transporter ATP-binding protein, protein MNEASTESVLSIRDVSIALPKGADRALAVENVSYDVKRGEIMCVVGESGSGKSMAANAVMGLLPKGVNATQGEIMFEGQNLLALTEKQHRALRGLKIGMIFQEPMTALNPLMRVGAQIAEVFEAHGQFTAKERQARALELLIEVGIPQPEKAIRAYPFELSGGQRQRVMIAMALALEPILLIADEPTTALDVTTQAQILELIRDLQSQRGMSVMFITHDFGVVAEIANRVCVMRHGKIVELGDAKAVLENPQDAYTQALIAAIPSNAVPPHRETSQVAPLLEIKQLNKVFRSRGGWLKPSREVRALEDVSLTLARGETVGIVGESGSGKSTLGRCVVRLEHPDSGELLLDGVNLSQLKGDALRRERHRVQMIFQDPYASLNPRTKVGMAIAQGPIANGTSKAAALKQAGELLDMVGLGAGAAERYPHEFSGGQRQRIGIARALALNPELIVADEAVSALDVSIQAQVLELLEELKQRLSLSLLFITHDLRVAAHICDRIVVMQHGRIVEQGSAEQIFLAPREAYTQALLKAIPGRVAPVAATA, encoded by the coding sequence ATGAATGAAGCATCAACAGAAAGCGTGCTTAGCATTCGCGATGTCAGCATTGCGCTACCTAAAGGCGCCGATCGCGCCCTAGCGGTGGAGAATGTTAGCTACGACGTAAAGCGCGGCGAAATTATGTGCGTGGTCGGCGAATCCGGCTCCGGAAAATCGATGGCTGCCAACGCCGTAATGGGATTGCTACCCAAGGGCGTCAACGCCACTCAGGGCGAAATAATGTTCGAGGGGCAAAACCTACTCGCCCTGACAGAAAAACAGCATCGCGCCCTACGCGGGCTAAAAATCGGCATGATTTTCCAAGAACCAATGACCGCTCTTAACCCACTGATGCGGGTAGGCGCACAAATTGCCGAAGTGTTTGAGGCCCACGGCCAATTCACCGCAAAAGAGCGCCAGGCACGAGCGCTGGAGCTATTAATTGAAGTCGGCATCCCACAGCCCGAAAAAGCCATTCGCGCCTATCCATTCGAGCTTTCCGGCGGACAGCGCCAGCGGGTGATGATCGCCATGGCACTGGCGTTGGAACCTATTCTACTGATTGCCGATGAGCCCACCACGGCGCTGGATGTAACGACCCAGGCGCAGATTCTGGAACTGATTCGCGATTTGCAAAGCCAGCGCGGTATGTCGGTGATGTTTATCACCCACGACTTTGGCGTCGTCGCTGAAATAGCCAATCGCGTCTGCGTGATGCGCCACGGAAAAATAGTGGAGCTAGGTGATGCGAAAGCGGTGCTGGAGAATCCTCAAGATGCTTACACCCAGGCGCTGATCGCAGCGATTCCCAGCAATGCGGTACCGCCTCACCGCGAGACCAGCCAAGTAGCCCCGCTGCTGGAGATCAAGCAGCTCAATAAAGTGTTTCGTTCCAGGGGCGGTTGGCTTAAACCCTCCCGAGAAGTCCGTGCCCTTGAGGATGTATCGCTTACCCTGGCGCGGGGTGAAACGGTGGGTATTGTGGGTGAATCCGGTTCTGGAAAATCTACTTTGGGCCGCTGCGTGGTGCGCCTTGAACATCCTGACAGCGGCGAACTGCTGCTGGATGGCGTGAATCTTTCACAGCTTAAAGGCGATGCGCTGCGCCGCGAACGCCACCGAGTGCAGATGATTTTTCAAGACCCTTACGCCTCGCTCAATCCGCGCACCAAAGTGGGCATGGCGATCGCCCAGGGGCCGATTGCCAACGGCACATCAAAAGCGGCGGCGCTCAAGCAGGCAGGTGAACTGCTGGACATGGTCGGCTTGGGCGCCGGGGCGGCAGAGCGCTACCCGCATGAATTTTCCGGGGGCCAGCGCCAGCGGATTGGCATTGCCAGAGCGCTAGCATTGAACCCAGAGTTGATCGTCGCGGACGAAGCCGTCTCAGCGTTGGACGTGTCCATTCAGGCTCAGGTGTTGGAGCTGCTGGAAGAACTGAAGCAACGCCTCTCTTTGTCGCTGCTCTTTATCACTCACGACCTGCGGGTGGCGGCGCATATTTGCGATCGTATTGTGGTGATGCAGCATGGCCGCATTGTCGAGCAAGGCAGCGCTGAGCAGATCTTTCTTGCTCCCCGCGAGGCATATACTCAGGCCCTGCTCAAAGCGATTCCAGGGCGTGTGGCTCCCGTAGCGGCTACGGCGTAG